Genomic window (Leptospira andrefontaineae):
TCTTTGAAGAATATATCACCTGTCTCTTCAGGAGTTTCCACATAATAGAAGTTTCCTCCTCCTGATTCTGCGATCTCTTTCAAAAGTATTTCGTTGAAGTCGTTCCCGAAACCGATCACAGTTGTGCTGATCCCTTTTTTATAAGCGTCAGCCGCAATCTGAATGAGCTGCACCGGATCCTTGATCCCTAAAGTCGGATTTCCATCAGTAAGAAGAATAACACGTTTATAACCATCTGCAATGGGATGTAATTCTAATGTTCTGAGAACATGAAGCCATCCACCACTAAGATTGGTAGAAGTACCCACTTGGATAGAATTCAATCTATGAATGACTGAATTTTTTTCGGCCAGAGGAACTAGAGGTTGGATGACCTGAACGTCTTCTGCGTAAGCAACAGCGGTTAAAAAATCTCGACGGGTCAACCAATTGACCAGGGAAGAGGAAGCCTGGATCACAGAATCCATCTTACTTCCTTTCATGGACCAACTTCTGTCCAAAGCCAGGCCTAAAACTAAAGGTTGCCTTTGAGTGGAAACAGGTCCCGTAGGAGAATTTAAGCGTACAAGTAGAGTGTTGGACTTTGCGGAAGAACCGGCCGGTCTCATCAATTTGGCCGAAAGAATCATGCGCTAGAAAAAACCATTTACATACGCTAAGAGCAAGAAGAATTTAAAAGAGAAACGGAAATAGAAACCGGAAATGAGCCAAGAAATTATAGAGCCATTACTTAAGGTTTTTTTAGACCGATTTGCGGAAATTCGAACTCAAAATTCGGAAGAGATCCCTAGTTTCACACAAATTTACAAAAACGGAAATCTTGTCTGTGAAGCTTTCAACTCAGTGGAAATTTCAGAAGATTCATCCTTACATAGCGAAGTTCTCGCGATTTCAGAAGCAAAACGGATCTGCAAGGAAAGATATCTCACTGATTGTATCCTGATTACCACACTAGAACCTTGTTTGATGTGCGGAGGTTCCATTCTACTTTCTAGAATCCCTAAAGTAGCATATCTGGTTCCTGCAAAATTGGGAGAAGGAATATCTTCTCTTCCTTTAGAAACGATCTATAGCAGAAATTTCTTTCCAGAACTTGTACTAATTAAGTCGGAAACGACCACGGAGTTATTCAAAACTTTCTTCAAAGATAAGAGAAATTAGACGGACTTTTAGGCTTTTCCTTCTTTCTTGTCCCATGCTATCTGGTAAAATTACAACCATATGGCCGGAAATCACGAAGTTCTCTCCCGCAAATATCGCCCCCAAAGATTCCAAGATGTGATCCATCAAAATCTTGCGATCGGCGCATTACAAAACGCGGTTAAGTCCGGAAAAATAGGTCATGCGTATATTTTTTTCGGACCTCGTGGTGTAGGAAAAACTACAATCGCTAGGATTTTCGCAAAAAGACTGAACTGTCAAAATCCGATCGATAATGAGCCATGCAATCAGTGCGATTCTTGCCAAGAGATCACTAAAGGAATTTCTGGAGATGTTCTTGAGATAGATGCTGCAAGTAACCGCGGTATTGAAAATATCCGAGAACTTAGAGATAACGTAAAATTCACTCCGATGGGTGGAAAGTATAAGGTGTACATCATAGACGAGGTACACATGCTTACCGACCAATCCTTCAACGCACTTTTAAAAACTTTAGAAGAACCTCCTGCTCATGTAGTTTTTGTTTTAGCTACCACCGAATATCATAAAATCCCTGAAACCATTCTATCTCGTTGCCAAGATTTTATTTTTAAGAAAGTTCCTTTATCCGTTCTCCAAGATTATGCGGAGAATTTATGTAAAGAAGAGAATACAAAATACGATTCGGAAGGATTGTTTTGGATAGCGAAGAAGGGAGACGGCTCCGTAAGAGATATGCTTTCCTTTATGGAGCAGGCTCTTGTGTTCACAGATAACCGCCTCTTAGGATCAGAGATCCGAAAAATGATCGGATATCATGGGATTGACTTTTTGTCCGACTTTATCAAAAGCCTGGTGGATGCTGAAAATTCTTCTAAGTCTTTACAGATCATTGAAAGCTTGTACCAAGAAGGCCAGGACATATACAAATTCCTTTGGGATTCGATAGAGTTCACTCATACATTATGTTTAGTGAAAGATTCCGCGGCAGATTCCGAATCAGTAAACTATCCAAGAGAAGATCTGATCAAGATGAGAAAGGATTTCGAATCTGTAGATCCGATCGCATTGAATAAACTTTCTTTTCGTCTTTTTGAATTATTTGAAAGGGTTAAAACGCTTCGTTTGAGAAACTCTTTCGAGATTAAAATTTTCATAGAGATCCAGATCAAAAAACTTACAGAAGATCTGGCAAAACCTAGTCTTGCAGGACTT
Coding sequences:
- a CDS encoding nucleoside deaminase; amino-acid sequence: MSQEIIEPLLKVFLDRFAEIRTQNSEEIPSFTQIYKNGNLVCEAFNSVEISEDSSLHSEVLAISEAKRICKERYLTDCILITTLEPCLMCGGSILLSRIPKVAYLVPAKLGEGISSLPLETIYSRNFFPELVLIKSETTTELFKTFFKDKRN
- the dnaX gene encoding DNA polymerase III subunit gamma/tau, with the protein product MAGNHEVLSRKYRPQRFQDVIHQNLAIGALQNAVKSGKIGHAYIFFGPRGVGKTTIARIFAKRLNCQNPIDNEPCNQCDSCQEITKGISGDVLEIDAASNRGIENIRELRDNVKFTPMGGKYKVYIIDEVHMLTDQSFNALLKTLEEPPAHVVFVLATTEYHKIPETILSRCQDFIFKKVPLSVLQDYAENLCKEENTKYDSEGLFWIAKKGDGSVRDMLSFMEQALVFTDNRLLGSEIRKMIGYHGIDFLSDFIKSLVDAENSSKSLQIIESLYQEGQDIYKFLWDSIEFTHTLCLVKDSAADSESVNYPREDLIKMRKDFESVDPIALNKLSFRLFELFERVKTLRLRNSFEIKIFIEIQIKKLTEDLAKPSLAGLVDRINHLILMIQDQDSGSTSVAFEVPKKQAPSPAKEIQTPSPTPSPVVSNEKKEIPQERKSGPLSSLEDLAKDVSSEDAEWEKSFKNEFLGTDVDPSKVPKLGL